GATCTATTCAGTGCTGCTTGGCGTGATCGGCTGCTTCTTCCTGTGGCGCGCCGCGCGCAAGGCCACGTCGGGCGTGCCGGGCCGCTTCCAGGCTGCCGTGGAAATCCTGGCTGAAATGGTCGAGAACCAGGCCAAGGGCGTGATCCACAACGCCGCCAGCCGCAAGGTGATCTCGCCCCTGGCGCTGACCGTCTTCGTCTGGATCTTCCTGATGAATTTCATGGACATGCTGCCGGTCGACCTGCTGCCGGCTGCCTGGACCCACGCTTACGCCGCCATGGGCCATGACGCACACCACGCCTACATGCGTGTCGTGCCGACGGCCGACCTGTCGACCACCCTGGGCCTGTCCACCAGCGTGCTGCTGGTGTGCTTCTGGTACAGCGTGAAGATCAAGGGCATCGGCGGCTGGACGCATGAGCTGCTGGCTGCGCCCTTCGGCGACAAGTGGTTCCTGTATCCGATCAATTTCCTGATGCAGATGATCGAGTTCGCGGCCAAGACCGTGTCTCACGGCATGCGACTGTTCGGCAATATGTTTGCCGGCGAACTGGTGTTCATGCTGATTGCCTTGATGGGCGGTGTGTGGGCCTGGGAGCTGAACCCCTTGTCGGGCGGCTTCTGGCTGGGTCTGGGTCACTTGGTGGCAGGCACGGTGTGGACGCTGTTTCACATCCTGATCATCACCTTGCAGGCCTTCATCTTCATGATGCTGACCCTGATCTACACCGGCCAGGCGCACGACGCGCACTGATCGCAGTCAGTCTGTAGTTTTTCGTTTGACCTTTCCCTTTCCCTTTTCTTTTTTCTATCCCTTCTGGAGCTAATCATGGAAAACATCCTCGGTCTCGTCGCGCTGGCTTGCGGTCTCATCGTTGGTCTGGGCGCTCTGGGCGCTTCGATCGGTATCGCACTGATGGGCGGCAAGTTCCTGGAATCTTCGGCTCGCCAGCCTGAGCTGATGAACGAACTGCAAACCAAGATGTTCATCTTGGCTGGTCTGATCGACGCTGCTTTCCTGATCGGCGTGGCTATCGCTCTGCTGTTCGCATTCGCCAAGCCCTTCGCCATCTAATTGAACGGCCAACCTTTCACGGTTGAAAGGATCGTGCTGTGAATATCAACGCAACCCTGTTCCTGCAAGCGATCGTTTTTGCGATCCTTGTTTGGTTCACCATGCGCTTCATCTGGCCGCCGATCACCAAGGCGCTGGATGAGCGTGCGCAGAAGATCGCCGACGGTCTGAAGGCGGCTGAACTGGCTAAGT
This region of Paucibacter aquatile genomic DNA includes:
- the atpB gene encoding F0F1 ATP synthase subunit A, which codes for MAAEGHAPNAGEYIQHHLQHMQVNFAGQAVKQTSIVDFSLFNLDSLIYSVLLGVIGCFFLWRAARKATSGVPGRFQAAVEILAEMVENQAKGVIHNAASRKVISPLALTVFVWIFLMNFMDMLPVDLLPAAWTHAYAAMGHDAHHAYMRVVPTADLSTTLGLSTSVLLVCFWYSVKIKGIGGWTHELLAAPFGDKWFLYPINFLMQMIEFAAKTVSHGMRLFGNMFAGELVFMLIALMGGVWAWELNPLSGGFWLGLGHLVAGTVWTLFHILIITLQAFIFMMLTLIYTGQAHDAH
- the atpE gene encoding F0F1 ATP synthase subunit C, producing MENILGLVALACGLIVGLGALGASIGIALMGGKFLESSARQPELMNELQTKMFILAGLIDAAFLIGVAIALLFAFAKPFAI